In Candidatus Thorarchaeota archaeon, the DNA window GATAAGACTGAGAGCATCTATAATTTCCTTGTTGAGGCAATGGAAGTTGTGAACATTCAGCGTATTGATGTGGGCACGGCTCACCTCCTATTCTTCCGTGTTCCCGACGACCTTGTTTCCGACATGGTGGAGGCTCTCAAGAGTAGGGGTCTTGGTATAGAGTATGGCCTGATCGACGTTATTGATACGAAGGTCTCTCTCCCTGGTGATATCAAAGAAGAATCAACAGACGAGAAGTTTCAACGAGAGGCAACTCTTGCTGTTGAAGAGATCTATCGCAACGTCAAGAAGCAGGCATCTCTGAGTTTTGACTTTGTTGCATTTGTCATCCTAGCTGCACTGATGGCCGGTGTTGGTCTCATTCAGAACAACGTCACGATCATTGTTGCTTCGATGCTTCTCTCACCCCTGATGGGTCCCATGTTGGGAGTTGCACTTGGTCATGTGGTGGGTGATAAGGGCCTGTTTATCAAAGGCACGCGGAACGAACTGTTCGCACTTGCTCTCTCTTTTGCAGTCGGTGCGATCATGGCGATGTTGATGCCTTTCCTCTCTCCGGGGCCGCCCTCCCTAATGACCATTGTCGAGAATGACTGGAACTCTCAAGTCCTCACCGAGATAACTCGTCGAGGTGGATTTTCCGCACTTGATGTCGGTGTTGCGATCTTCTCAGGGGCAGCAGTGGCAGTCTCTGTGACTCGTGGTGACATGTCATCACTTGTCGGTGTCGCAATATCCGCCGCCCTCATGCCTCCTGCTGTCAACGTTGGCATGATGATTACTCTGGGCGCGATCAGCGGTTCCGCTATTGGAATTCATATCGGGGTTGGTTCTCTAATGCTCCTGATTATGAACATCATTATCATCGACGTGGCGGCCATCATCATGTTCCGAATAAAGAAGATCGGGGTCTTGTCTGATAAGGCCGTGGACTGGGTTCAGGTCTCTCACTTCCGAGACACTGGTCAGTCACTGTACCATCATCAGTCTACTAAACCTAAAGAGACCACATTTACCCCCGCCTCTTCGTCCTCTTCCCCTCCCAAAACTACGCCAACAGAAAAGCGGGCCGACGGCGAAGGATAGGCCAATAGGTAACTGACACATGCCGTAAACTAGATGAACCTAGAGCTAATAGAGATCATTAGACACAGATCTGAATGCCTTCCCTATACTACCAACAATGGTGGACTCCTTTTGGAGTTCCCATTTTTCATTTTAAGAGGTCTTTGTCCCTATTATTTTTTATTCACAATCGACTACTGAATCGTTCTGGTAGGGGCTTAAAAGATTACGTTCGCAAAATACAGATGGTACTCCCCCAATAGAGTTCCTAGTTTTCTCATTCGGTACACTGATAAGCTCAAGTATGGAAGTGGTGACTGATAGTGATGGAGCAATCTACGATCCCTGACTTTGATTCACAGGGCGGAGCAATGTCTGATGATTGGACATTTGAGAGAGCGAGTACAAACTATATGACTCATGGGCTTCATCCCTATCCAGCAAGAATGATTCCTCAAATTGCAAGAAAATTGATACTCCGGTATTCGAAATCTGGTGAAACGGTCTGGGATCCGTTTTGTGGGTCAGGAACTGTTTTAGTCGAGTCAATGCTCTTAGAGCGAAGATCTATAGGGACTGATCTGAATCCTTTTGCTATCTTTCTCTCAAAAGTCAAGACCACACCAATAGAACCCGATCTGCTGAGCATTACAAGCAGAAAGATCATCGAACAGGTCCTGTCACTAAAGCCGGGCGACATAGAAGCTCCGGTGCCACCAATGCATAATATCGACTATTGGTTTAAAAAATATGTTCAAAACGATCTCGCGCAAATATTGGCCGTCATTAACGGGATCGAAGATTCTGACCTGCGAGATTTCTTCCGCTTATGCTTTGCTTCCACTGTTCGTGATGTTTCTAATATGAAACGTGGCGAATTCAAGATCGTGCGGATGCGTAAGGAAAAGTTGGATCGTTTTCAGCCGGAGGTCGCGGCAATTTTTGCCAAGCATGTTCAACGGTGCGTCCCGTTGATGAAGTCATTTCATGCAGCACTTGCTGATAAAGAGGTCTCCACTCCTGAGATATTTGAAGTTGACAATCGTGTCGCACCTATCGCTCCTCGCTCAGTAGATCTCGTCGTGACTTCGCCCCCGTATGGTGACAGTGCAACAACGGTCGCCTATGGTCAGTACTCGAAGTATCTCGCCCTTTTGCTAGGTCTCGAACACGAAGACGTTGTTTCTGTTGACAAACGAAGTCTGGGTGGCTCAAACAAACATGATCATGCAAATGGCGATCTTGAGAGTGAGAGCCTCTCAGCGATCTATCATCAGGTGCAAGCAAAGAGTGAGAAGCGAGCAAAGCAATTATTGGGCTTTTTCAATGACCTCAACGGCTCGTTACTCTCAATCTATGATAAGATGCGTAGTGATTCACAAGTATGCATAGTCTTGGGAAACCGGTTAATGAGCAGGGTCAGAATTCCGACACATGTGATCGTCTCTGAATTAGGCGAGGCGATGGGTTTTGAGTTGGAGCAGATGATCCCTCGTAAAATTCCAACTAAACGAATGCCATGGCAAAATGCTCCAGAGAACGTTGAAGGTGAAAAAGCGGACACAATGCATAGCGAGCATATAGTCGTTCTACACAAGCCTTAGATGATCCTTATCTTTTCTCTGAACAATTTTGGCATCTTGGTCTCAAGCATTCGGTAACACGGGCCGTGATCTCTGACGGTGCCATCGCTTTTTACATGCATTCGCCAATCAAATGTAATATCGCCATTCTCTATGAGTTCAATACACTTCGTGATGTCCGCGTTGGCAAGTAGATATGCTTCATCATATCGAAAGAATTCTTCTTTCCCCTCTCGTTTCCTCTCCGCAATTATCAAGACCAAGTTTGAGACTTTCCTCGACAGTTTGTCTTCTAGTGACTGAAAGTCTTGGGAGGCAACGATCTCATCGTTATGTGAGAACAGAATTCTCTCGTTGTCCTTATCAACTATCATCTTCCAATGACGGTTATTCTCGCTGATAGCATCTAGTGTAAGGTATAGTGCTTGTCTATTCCGTTTCTCATCCCAGTATCCATGGGCTTGCATGAACTCGGCCCGGCTCTTGTACTGATGCAACTTCGGGGCCTTTGACATAAGTGTGATTGGTGTCTTAGAATCGCGTCGTGTTGTCTTGATCTCCAGTAGTCCCCAATCGGGTAGGGCCACATTTGTCTCCGGAAGGCCAAGAAGCCCTTCCATTGTGTGACCAACTCCGGTATTGCCCTTCCTATACGATCGAATCCATCCAACATCCCGGATCTTTTCAATTCTTCGTACAAGTTCCTCCAGTGTCATTTCAGGAATCGAAGTCATTTACATGCCTCATGTAGATTTACTATCTGGTAGAGGTTAAGTCTTCTGAGACCCTTCCTGTGATTGAAAGATGGTTCTCTTTGGCCGGTGTGGTTAGCGAAGATCCTCCCGTGTTCGACTTTAGATATAGGCCGGCATAAGGCATTCAGAGGCAATCACCATCTTTAGCACAACTCACTCTGTTCTATGTTCGAGTCCACGGCTCTTCAATATCTTCTTGATTTTTGACCGATCGATCATTCTACTGCTCAAAATGTGCTGCTTTATTGTTAACGCATATATACAAACTTGTGCCATGCGAGAATGGGGTGTTATCTTGAAGGCAGATGCGCCAACCACCAAAATAGTCTTAACCATATTTTTTGTAATAATATTAACAACAACTATGCAACCTATACGTAACTCAGTTTCTCTGAGTGCAGTGCCATCTGAACATGATCTGGAACCTCCATCAGTATCTGGGAGTTCATTCCAGTACTCTCTGGCCTTTACCCCGCATGGTCCGATCACTATCACTTCAAATGCGGACTTTGCTTCACAGGGCTGGCCGGGAAGCGGTACCAAGGCAGATCCGTACGTGATTGCGGGGCTAAATATCACTGCGACTAGTACGTGCATCGATGTATCACATACCGACGCCTACTTTGTCATTCGTGATTGTTTTCTCACCAGTGATATTAGCAATAATGGAGTTGGGATCTCATTTGATGGGGTGAAAAACGGATTGATTACTGGCTGTCACATCCGTAATGGTTCTTACGGAGTGTCATTCTCATCCTCATCGGATAATCTCATCAGGAATAACACGTTCACTGAGAACGGGTGGGCTGGTGTCGGTCTCAAATCCTCGTCGAATAACCTCATCGAGAACAACACGTTCACTGCAAACATATGGGCCGGTGTATCATTTTCGTCCTCGTCGAATAATCTTATCGAGAACAACACGTTCACTGCGAACGGATACGCAGGTGTGTCATTATCGTCCTCATCATACAATGCCGTCGTTGCTAATGCAATTTCTGAGAACGGGATGTATGGTGTGTCGTTCGTATTTGCTCCGAACAACACCATCGAGAACAATACGATCACTGCGAACGTGTTGATTGGTGTGGATTTGGATTCTTCTTCGAATTGTCGCATCAATCATACAACATTTGTGAATAATGGTCTTGTAATCGATGCCTCTTCTGTGGACGACTGGTATCAGCAGATCAGTTCCGACACGACCGTGAACGGAAAGCCTTTGGGCTACTTCTGGAACCTGACCAGCGGCACTATCGATGGGAGCCAGTATGGTCAGGTGATCCTTGCCAACTGCACAGGAGTACGGGTGGAGAACGGTCAGTTCAATAACGTATCAGTGGGAATCCAACTGG includes these proteins:
- a CDS encoding MvaI/BcnI family restriction endonuclease, which translates into the protein MTSIPEMTLEELVRRIEKIRDVGWIRSYRKGNTGVGHTMEGLLGLPETNVALPDWGLLEIKTTRRDSKTPITLMSKAPKLHQYKSRAEFMQAHGYWDEKRNRQALYLTLDAISENNRHWKMIVDKDNERILFSHNDEIVASQDFQSLEDKLSRKVSNLVLIIAERKREGKEEFFRYDEAYLLANADITKCIELIENGDITFDWRMHVKSDGTVRDHGPCYRMLETKMPKLFREKIRII
- a CDS encoding TIGR00341 family protein produces the protein MKLVQIVLPYDKTESIYNFLVEAMEVVNIQRIDVGTAHLLFFRVPDDLVSDMVEALKSRGLGIEYGLIDVIDTKVSLPGDIKEESTDEKFQREATLAVEEIYRNVKKQASLSFDFVAFVILAALMAGVGLIQNNVTIIVASMLLSPLMGPMLGVALGHVVGDKGLFIKGTRNELFALALSFAVGAIMAMLMPFLSPGPPSLMTIVENDWNSQVLTEITRRGGFSALDVGVAIFSGAAVAVSVTRGDMSSLVGVAISAALMPPAVNVGMMITLGAISGSAIGIHIGVGSLMLLIMNIIIIDVAAIIMFRIKKIGVLSDKAVDWVQVSHFRDTGQSLYHHQSTKPKETTFTPASSSSSPPKTTPTEKRADGEG
- a CDS encoding right-handed parallel beta-helix repeat-containing protein, with product MPSEHDLEPPSVSGSSFQYSLAFTPHGPITITSNADFASQGWPGSGTKADPYVIAGLNITATSTCIDVSHTDAYFVIRDCFLTSDISNNGVGISFDGVKNGLITGCHIRNGSYGVSFSSSSDNLIRNNTFTENGWAGVGLKSSSNNLIENNTFTANIWAGVSFSSSSNNLIENNTFTANGYAGVSLSSSSYNAVVANAISENGMYGVSFVFAPNNTIENNTITANVLIGVDLDSSSNCRINHTTFVNNGLVIDASSVDDWYQQISSDTTVNGKPLGYFWNLTSGTIDGSQYGQVILANCTGVRVENGQFNNVSVGIQLGFSSGTTIVNNTITANGWNGVSFSSSSNNTVKDCVIRSNTVNGMTFVSSSNNEIVNNTVSLSKYGVYLYYYSSNNEIVNNTVSMNEYGVYLSYLSANNTLWLNAFAWNNVSNGYDVNDDNHWNSTDIGNYWSDYNGTGVYHVSGKGGAIDYHPIQLVDTIAPSIDHPLDLQYAEGTSGHSITWHPEDKFPSSYKVYRNGTVVGFGTWDGSPITVDVDGLSVGSYNYTLVVYDSTGNQNSDTVFVTVTENTISSTMPPTISVTTFFIMGPSFILLAGLGILVVIVVIVLAKRRS
- a CDS encoding site-specific DNA-methyltransferase — encoded protein: MEQSTIPDFDSQGGAMSDDWTFERASTNYMTHGLHPYPARMIPQIARKLILRYSKSGETVWDPFCGSGTVLVESMLLERRSIGTDLNPFAIFLSKVKTTPIEPDLLSITSRKIIEQVLSLKPGDIEAPVPPMHNIDYWFKKYVQNDLAQILAVINGIEDSDLRDFFRLCFASTVRDVSNMKRGEFKIVRMRKEKLDRFQPEVAAIFAKHVQRCVPLMKSFHAALADKEVSTPEIFEVDNRVAPIAPRSVDLVVTSPPYGDSATTVAYGQYSKYLALLLGLEHEDVVSVDKRSLGGSNKHDHANGDLESESLSAIYHQVQAKSEKRAKQLLGFFNDLNGSLLSIYDKMRSDSQVCIVLGNRLMSRVRIPTHVIVSELGEAMGFELEQMIPRKIPTKRMPWQNAPENVEGEKADTMHSEHIVVLHKP